Below is a genomic region from Culicoides brevitarsis isolate CSIRO-B50_1 chromosome 2, AGI_CSIRO_Cbre_v1, whole genome shotgun sequence.
GAATAACGAATAGATAAACTACTTCTtcttggcgaaaaaaaaatatttttttttctgtagctTTTCTTCCGAGTCACATGTGTTTCGCTCAACGCAAACATTCCattgatgtttattttaacgtgtttttttttgcgctgcaacaacaatgaaataataaaataaaaaatataataacgaGAACACAAAATGGGTTAcatctaataaataaagtagAAATGCTAGTTTGTAAGTGTTTATCACAGCAACATGCACTCATTATGACACATATGGTAAAGAtacagtcgtcgtcgtcgttgttgttggagAGATAGGAGAGTAACGACATGACcgtaaaaggaaattttgttgagtttgtctgaaaaaaataaaataaaaagttatgagTGAATGTCCAAACCTAATCCTGCTGAATCGATCAACATCTAGATTCGGGAGATAATTTTTCTggactataaaaaaatttctttactaCTTACACAGCaatctgatttttatttttagttgttgTGATACGAGtttagatacaaaaaaaaatattaaggctgttttgaatttattaaatttttttgtttcattaaaaaaaaaaatcgaaaaaattaaaaagttaaaaaaatttcattaaaaattattttataaaatatttttgatagattttaaaaaaaattgtaaaaaattaatatttttataatatttttaattaatatttttccctaaatttttttattgattttatttttttatttacaatttttttttcacctaaaatgatcttattttaattggaaaattaagttaaaaaatattattaattttattaaaaaattaaattttatttaatttataattttaatttaatttattaaatttattttaaaaaatatttattttaataaaaatttaaattatttaaaataataaaaaaataatttaaaaaaaaattaataaattaatttaattattttttttaaatttaaaaaaaaatatttagaaaaaaaaaatttacctaaatttatttatttattttaattttttttaaattattattttttttttaattttttctgcattcaaaataaattttcttgaaaaaaaaaatttaataaatttaaagcagctttaataataaaaagaaatttaatttatttaataatcataaataaataaatgtatataaaattaattatattggtAGCGCGagtgaaaactttttatatttatttatttcaacttATTAAATACCTGTTCTCCGATTGCGTACAAGTTTTAACGCATCTTTACCAACGTAACAGAGAAGAAGCAGTTGTTACAATCACTGACCATcacaatttttccattttgttttaattattacattacacactttttttttcttcgttcattTAATGCATTTGTTTGGCTATCAAtatctttcattttatttatttatgattcgtttagaaaataaaatttaatttcaattcattgcttgaataaattttaatggattttcttCTACTTTTACTTCCAGGTTGCACAAGAAGAAGTTCAAAAATTGGTGGCCGGCTTTGAGAAAACGGATCTTTTAACTAGCAACGGTGTTACATTAGCTGGCCAACGTTACATTTACTTATCTGGTACAGACCGTGTGATTCGAGCcaaatttggtaaaattgGTGTTCATTGTATGAAAACGAACCAGGGTGAGTTTCAAccttaaattttgcttaaaaactgaaatttattgacaatttttatttttttgcagctgTCATAATCTCAGTCTACGAAGAGCCAGTCCAACCACAACAAGCTGCCTCCATAGTTGAAAAACTCGGAGACTATTTGATTACATGTGGTTACTAGAGGTGGGTTTTTTGAttcgaaactgaaaaaaaaaattgaaaaaaaatgcgatttaaTTGATACTACTACAACAACATGAATGTACAACTTTtgtatttgtatttaaaatgagaaaaaaacattaaaattaataatgaaagcACGTgttcagcaaaaaatttaaaacttgtgttttgatttatttttttctagttaGTTGACTTCggtgacgtttttttttttgttttttagtaaGAAAAGggtcggattttttttttattttttttggaagaatttttttattaccgtTAGtataatttgaatgaaaaagggcttcgattttttttattatttatttttttaaataattaattttaaataattactttaattaatttttcttttaaaattaaattcattaaaatattttttttaaattaataaaaataaaaaaaatgtttaaagtaaaaaaattaaaaataattttaaaaaaaattaaaaataattttaaaaaattattaattaatttaatttaattaattattatttatttaattaattattaatttattaatttttttaaattaaatattattaaaaatattaaatattttttaaattaaatataaaattaccttcaaaccattctgaaaaaaaatattacggcACTGCTGAAgcctttcaatatttttcgcacGCTTTTTTGTCGCAAGTGCAATCAATCAATCAACTaacaatttctctttttttttcttttcctttaCAGGTGTTTTTTATATGCGATGTAATTTGTAAACATTTATTATCTACTTTGATAATATATTAAtgataacaaacaaaacaaaattacagtataagaaaaaaaaataataagtcttttttatcaatcaaataaaaaaaaaatataaaaaatacaaaaaaaaagatgaaaaaaatcaacaacagaACAACCTCCGCAACTCAGAGTCGTCAGTGCCGTCTGGGTGCCGACAGAAATTTTACACCAATAGATACACATCTCAAGAAGTCGTCTCATGAAATGTaggataacgaaaaaaaaaaaaaaaaaaaaccatcaaaactCAACGtactttcaaacaaaaaaaatgtcttttcaaATCTACTCCTTTCcagtattttgtttttttaaataataaaatatttttttttgttcaaagacTTGTATCGAAATCAACGAGAAACATATGAGATTTTAAGATCTttcaaaaacacaaattactttgtgtaaaaaataaatataaattattattataattaataatcattattatattgaacattagtcattttttttcttttaaataaacttttgtgtCAACACTAATCaagctcataaaaaattatttacattcagcaatcaaaacaaaaaattagcagAAGAAGATCGACACTTGTTATGTACAATGAAATAAATCATTAGAACTTCCTTCATATAaactatataaatatatatagagGTTACTTATGTAGAAAGATAGAGAagatcattttttgtatttgtatgtgtaaaaataataataatatttgcacctttcaaaaaaaaacttttaaagcattttttattgatttccaGATTTTTTTAGCTCTCTCCCGAACAATTTTCCCGAAATTGGCCCAAAAATCGatacttaagtttttttttcatactaatCACTTGAAGTACGCTaaagtttaataataacaacaactcaTATAAAcgtaaactaaataaataaaaaattttgataataaaaaagtaactattaaaataattaacaaaaaaaacgtgaatatAATTTTCGTGTGGTATACAATATAGTAAACATAAGctaaataaacttttgttgtaatatttatgatgatatgaaacataaataaaaaaaatataaatttaataagaaaaatgttaataaggGATTGTCAAATATACTACGAGTAGTTagcatttcttttaaaaattttcctcattttttttgttttgaattggttttgttttttcgtgcactaaaaatataaagttgaaagataattttattaataaaattctttcgtGAAAATAGTGAtttgttaacaatttttaaatataaataataaagtgaagtaataattaatatttttattattattatattactcctttttttgcatttttataataatatattcctttcataataattttatttgctcCAGTAGTCATATAGATAAttaaagattattaaaaaaaataaaaaatgctttcaatactaaaaaaatattatggcCAATTGATATCTTAGCTTTATATTCTGTATTGtattcgagaaaaaataataaaaaaggtatTCAAAAGTATtcaatcaacaaattttaatttttagatgtttATTATTTGGTTTTGGGCGTAATTTTCCGGTAAaataactaataataaaataataataaagaaaaaaaagcaaataataataaatatataacataaaatagtctttttttatacaagaaacatttgtgttaaaatatacagaaaaaaaactttgtactCTACCAGTAAAACTACTTCATTACTAAACtataaaattacctaaaacCTATATTAAATGTACATGTAattgcaaaagaaaaagtaatacaagtaataaaaaaattcaagaaaatttttttgataattttttaaaaatattttcaaagaaaatatatatgaaaaggtaagttttgtaATGTTATACATGTTTAAGTTATTATTTggtaagtttatttatttttattatttattttgatataatatacataattcataatcattaaaatatttttgtttcaatcaatataattaattaataatataatattaattaacttgTCAAtcctatataataatatatttaataattattaatctaAAAACTAACAAACTCTTGGAATCAAGTCTTGTTGGTCTAacacaataatatttttcatttttttttatacttcaaCTATACATCATCACACATATCATcaagttaaaactttttttctttaaaataactaCAAACCCTTTCATCGTTACTATTCGttctaaatatttgttttatttttattaaaacaattaataattatttcatcataattataatttttaataaaacgtaacaatttaaaagggggttaaaattgatgataaataatataatttaataatattatatttataagtatattattattattttattattaatattattgggacttgataatttttttcctagattattatttttagttattataTAGAGTCGTATGTTAAAGCGGTAAAAAATGCTTACATGTTATCTTATCGATAAATATCGTGCTAAATGTgttagttttttgtttaatttaccAGATATATtgattaaataagttttatgatgtttatttttttaatgattattatttaatatttttttttcgataaatcaattttaattgtttttttttataacaaagttaaaaaatatatttttaaaattattgggtataaaaattttttcatttaatttttaaattttttaaggactagatcatgtttaaaatttataatattttttaaaataataatttaaataatttacaaaaaaaataaatttggcttcaaaataatgatttgaaattttttccaaagtttttaaatgttttttttttaaagattgtcCTAAGAATTGCTAATTAGCGATGACACAACGAATTTCTATCTAAAAAGTAGTTTAGACGTCgatattaataaaatggaaTGTTGTGCATTTTTGTCGATGAAGATGATTTTGGTGCCAATTGGTAACTAGTTTGCgtgttttttctttgttttgtatATAGGATGGACTAAAATTTcgagtttttctttaaaattgttatttaggATCCAAGCTCTAATTCAcgataatgatatttttacccATTTAGATACCTAAAAAACACagttttcagtattttttgtaGTAATAATTGTTATATAGTTTAGTTAAATGTATTCAAAATAGCTTAGTTGTTTATTAGAAGCCTCTTCATTACCTGAATAATTCATTGGTATATTCTATAAACTAAACATTGaactagatatttttttaggctGTTATAATTCgtagtgaattttttgttattatctttatttttaatgttttttttttgggtccaCTAAActctattcaattttttaaggtcaacaattattttagttttaatattcaagCAACAGATGGCGCTGTGGATTTTTCGGGGACATCAATAGATGGCACTTTATATGTTGctctattttttatgtatattggTTGTGagttaactatttttattattttttttttaagtacgttaaatgttgaaattttcaattaattaatgaagtaccttccaaattattttctaacgtTCTAACTAAGATTTAAATCTAAATCTTAAAAACTAGCTTCGTCTTTGCTGTtccttaattttcttctttcacttttttttctcgtttcattaatttttgtcaacaattcaaaattaattaagagaaaattattcgaaaatttaattaaacattaaattattgcGGTGTAGAACTATGAAAACAGCAAAAACGGAAACCGTAATCTTATTGATGTTGATCGAGTGAGTAGTGttttgactttttccaaaAGTTCCGGAAGAAACCTTTCTTCTTTTGGCTGTCCTTGGATCTTGtgtcatctaaaaaaaataaaaaaaaaattaattaaaaattattttttattaaatttaattttttttttgtgagaagtgagtgttttttcatgaaaattaacgCACGCagtgtaatttttgttttttgtgagttagcaaaagtgcaaaaaagcCTCATTAAACCtgttccctttttttttttaatttcagtacttgcccaaaaatatttttttacgaaggaAAACAATCTATTTTATGTGAACTACTTTCGTCGAGTGTGGGAATGGAATAGTAAAAAGACTTCAATGCTGTAACGATGAAGTGTTTCATGTCATGTTTTGGATGTTTCAAAAGGCGCTTCGAGTGAAATCAACGTTCCGATGCCACGAAAAATCAGCTACGACTTTCCTCCGTTTTTTTTGGACCAAAAATCGTTGAATTTCAAGCGAAGCTGTGACTTGTTTTTTAGTACCATGGTCGACGTTTCTTACCTCCAACGCTCGGCGATTGATGATGCATGTAACCTTCTCGATAATCTCTTCCCTTGTTTTCCTTCTCTTTAACCGTATTTCCTgtgaatttgttgaaattaaattagatttttttttctttttgtatttttgtggaaaatggatgaaatttgaggtgagaaaaaaagaattaaataaaaccaaaTTAAAATGGTGCATATTTACACATGGAAGAGTGCATTAacgtgttttaaattttcctctaagttttcttgcattttttaatttttatttttggttcttataaatttaatattttctgctttaatttattttttaaaattttttatattttcaaattttttgatttctaattatttattaatttttattgattttattaaaattcaaattcattttatttgtaaataaaaaattaaataaataaaataaatttattttttaaaatctttttgactaaatgaattaattttaattaatagttttttcaagaaaataattaaatttatagttgaatatttatttttgcaattttcaatttcaacaatttttgtaaaatttttttatattaaaaatttcaattaatctattaaatttaacttttatatatttaattaattttaaataagaaaaaaattagaaaatcaaaatgatttattcaataaaaaaattaaaataaaaaaatattttaattaatttcttataaaaatttaatttaatttgattcgtattaaaatttttagttaattaaaaaaaataaattattaataagatgaaaataattaattaaataataatttcatattttttttccaaaatcattgaatttcacaaaaagcaaaaacaataaattattaaaaaaaatttaaaataaaaaaaagaaaaatgtttaaattaaatatttaaatcttttgatATACCAAATTTGAtagtaaaataatgaaaaaaaaaaataaaaaaaaaattgaaaaaaatcaataaaaagcaacaggaaccgaaaaaaacaaagaaaatgtgaaaaaaaaaataaataaaagataaacaaaaaactttaaaactgCAAGAAAATGtagagaaaaatcaacaacgtCAGTAAAACTATTATTTGTACATTATGAGATGATGGtaaataatgttattattattatcattagtcTTATCGATTTTTCATCCCCCGATCTTTAAATGTGTTTGTAGGtatgagtgtgtgtgtgtgcgaaaatATGCGAATGCGTAAGAATCGTTCTACAAGTGGTCGTGTGTGTGAAAAGCattaaagagaagaaaaagaggaggaaatagaaagaaaaatttttctttgtttgtttttgtgtgaaacTTTTTGTGGTCAAGAGCTGTAAATTATGTCATAACTGTTGATAAAAATCAGTCCATTtacggaaaaaatgaaaaaaagagggAAATCATTTAACGTTCCATCAATTCAAATTTCGGGTAAAACGAGCGCCATCTGTTTGGTTTAtcgaatttcga
It encodes:
- the LOC134830006 gene encoding profilin — encoded protein: MSWQDYIDNQLLASACVTKAAIAGFDGLVWAKSPGFEVAQEEVQKLVAGFEKTDLLTSNGVTLAGQRYIYLSGTDRVIRAKFGKIGVHCMKTNQAVIISVYEEPVQPQQAASIVEKLGDYLITCGY